A genomic window from Luteolibacter sp. LG18 includes:
- a CDS encoding type II secretion system protein, protein MTTRPNPRRGFTLMETVIAIGVLAVLLTAFLAVFGPATAGIRRAISAQEADRLSSALEKELATLRPNETYSGASGSKGTAFDKAFDWIKNGADSNTKPLQGTILIYQYRADPTKMREDGTLSAYASASSGIAGSDYVIQSGVRRREDSKNPKNKEYLQEDLKALEGRVFAIRTTQLVYQSGGGLGLGTPGTIKDPKPGGSGGGDSASYPEAVIAFSAEFYGIPSTAYQYITGSGFEKSTLKNPIFTRNLAARR, encoded by the coding sequence ATGACCACTCGTCCCAACCCACGCCGCGGTTTCACCTTGATGGAAACCGTGATCGCCATTGGCGTGCTGGCCGTGCTCCTGACCGCGTTCCTCGCGGTCTTCGGCCCCGCCACCGCCGGCATCCGTCGCGCGATCAGCGCCCAGGAAGCCGACCGCCTGTCCTCGGCGCTCGAAAAGGAGCTCGCCACGCTGCGTCCCAACGAAACCTACTCCGGCGCGTCCGGCAGCAAGGGAACCGCCTTCGACAAGGCCTTCGACTGGATCAAGAACGGCGCCGACAGCAACACCAAGCCGCTGCAGGGCACGATCCTCATCTACCAGTACCGCGCCGATCCGACCAAGATGCGCGAGGACGGCACGCTCTCCGCCTACGCCAGCGCTTCCTCCGGCATCGCCGGTTCGGACTACGTGATCCAGTCCGGCGTGCGCCGCCGCGAGGATTCGAAGAACCCGAAGAACAAGGAGTATCTCCAGGAGGACCTCAAGGCGCTGGAAGGCCGCGTCTTCGCCATCCGCACCACCCAGCTCGTCTATCAATCGGGCGGTGGCCTCGGCCTCGGCACTCCGGGCACGATCAAGGATCCGAAGCCCGGCGGCTCCGGCGGCGGGGATTCCGCCAGCTACCCGGAGGCGGTCATTGCCTTCTCCGCCGAGTTCTACGGCATCCCGAGCACCGCCTACCAGTACATCACCGGCAGCGGCTTCGAAAAATCCACCCTGAAGAATCCGATCTTCACCCGCAACCTGGCGGCCCGCCGCTGA